The following are encoded together in the Pseudodesulfovibrio indicus genome:
- a CDS encoding lipid-binding SYLF domain-containing protein: MRHFTLALALVALLSLAAGCGVKSPGSGSDRGTAQALVDESTRLLQESLDKDEEGRLRSLIARAKGILLIPAVGDVSFFFSLGSGNALVTARTDEGWTGPVFMSKTTVGWGLQAGVSKQSGLLLVMDEEDLRYILKKGGVLRGQARVVALSVDQEYNETPEFQESGDVYFVGARTGLYAGVALSGGGFSNRLGLNEAFTGVEGGSPETILFDRKLKPHGAERLLDILAEAEASGAAQNKKDGTEVPSN, from the coding sequence ATGAGACATTTCACGCTGGCTCTGGCCTTGGTCGCGCTCCTTTCGCTCGCCGCCGGTTGCGGCGTCAAGTCGCCCGGAAGCGGCTCGGACCGCGGCACGGCCCAGGCCCTGGTGGACGAGTCCACCAGGCTGCTCCAGGAATCCCTGGACAAGGACGAGGAGGGCCGTCTGCGCAGCCTCATCGCCCGCGCCAAGGGAATCCTGCTCATCCCGGCCGTGGGCGACGTCAGCTTCTTTTTTTCCCTGGGCAGCGGCAACGCGTTGGTCACGGCCCGCACCGACGAGGGCTGGACCGGCCCCGTGTTCATGTCCAAGACCACAGTGGGGTGGGGTCTCCAGGCGGGCGTGTCCAAACAGTCCGGCCTGCTTCTCGTCATGGACGAGGAGGACCTGCGCTACATCCTCAAGAAGGGGGGCGTGCTGCGCGGCCAGGCCCGGGTGGTGGCGCTGAGCGTGGACCAGGAGTACAACGAGACTCCGGAATTTCAGGAATCCGGCGACGTCTATTTCGTGGGGGCGCGGACCGGCCTGTACGCGGGCGTGGCCCTGAGCGGCGGCGGATTCTCCAACCGGCTCGGGCTGAACGAGGCCTTCACCGGGGTCGAGGGCGGCTCGCCCGAGACCATTCTCTTCGACAGGAAACTGAAGCCCCACGGCGCGGAACGGCTGCTCGACATACTGGCCGAGGCCGAGGCTTCCGGGGCGGCCCAAAACAAAAAGGACGGAACCGAAGTTCCGTCCAATTGA
- the murA gene encoding UDP-N-acetylglucosamine 1-carboxyvinyltransferase, with protein sequence MDKLIIEGGVPLQGSIQVSGAKNAALPILMACLLAEGEVRLSNVPRLADIRTSLKLLNILGCETTFEGNDATSLCTGLKSEAPYDLVKTMRASVLCLGPLLARLGEAKVALPGGCAIGARPVDLHLRGFECMGAEFEITEGYIKGVCKSGLKGAKMTLDFPTVGGTENILMAACLAEGETVIENAAREPEVVDLANFLNACGAKITGQGTSVLRVEGVSSLSGCDYRVMPDRIEAGTYMVAAAITGGELEILDCPFQDLDAVSYKLREMGVWLQEEDGYVLVRRANGLLENVDVTTLPHPGYPTDMQAQLMALMCLGKGTGTIEEKIFENRFMHVLELVRLGADIRLKGRTAMVHGVGKLRGAPVMASDLRASASLVLAGLAAEGTTTIERIYHLDRGYENIEAKLSGVGARIRRVNG encoded by the coding sequence ATGGATAAACTGATCATCGAGGGCGGCGTCCCCCTGCAGGGAAGCATTCAGGTCAGCGGCGCGAAAAACGCGGCCCTGCCCATTCTCATGGCCTGCCTGCTGGCGGAGGGCGAAGTCCGCCTGAGCAACGTCCCCCGCCTGGCCGACATCCGGACCTCCCTCAAGCTGCTGAACATCCTCGGCTGCGAGACCACCTTCGAGGGGAACGACGCCACCAGCCTGTGCACCGGCCTCAAGTCCGAGGCCCCCTACGACCTGGTCAAGACCATGCGCGCCTCGGTGCTCTGCCTCGGCCCGCTCCTGGCCCGGCTGGGCGAGGCCAAGGTCGCGCTGCCCGGCGGCTGCGCCATCGGCGCGCGGCCCGTGGACCTGCACCTGCGCGGCTTCGAGTGCATGGGCGCGGAGTTCGAGATCACCGAAGGGTACATCAAGGGCGTCTGCAAGTCCGGCCTCAAGGGGGCCAAGATGACCCTCGACTTTCCCACCGTGGGCGGCACCGAAAACATCCTCATGGCCGCCTGCCTGGCCGAGGGCGAGACCGTCATCGAGAACGCCGCCCGCGAGCCCGAGGTGGTGGACCTGGCCAACTTCCTCAACGCCTGCGGCGCGAAGATCACCGGCCAGGGCACCAGCGTGCTCCGGGTTGAGGGCGTCTCCTCCCTGTCCGGCTGCGACTACCGCGTCATGCCCGACCGCATCGAGGCAGGGACCTACATGGTCGCCGCGGCCATCACCGGCGGCGAGCTGGAAATTCTCGACTGCCCGTTCCAGGACCTGGACGCGGTCAGCTACAAGCTGCGCGAGATGGGCGTCTGGCTCCAGGAGGAGGACGGCTACGTCCTGGTCCGCCGGGCCAACGGCCTGCTCGAAAACGTGGACGTGACCACGCTGCCCCATCCCGGCTATCCCACCGACATGCAGGCCCAGCTCATGGCCCTCATGTGCCTGGGCAAGGGGACCGGCACCATCGAGGAGAAAATCTTCGAGAACCGGTTCATGCACGTCCTCGAACTCGTGCGCCTGGGCGCGGACATCCGCCTCAAGGGCCGCACCGCCATGGTCCACGGCGTGGGCAAGCTGCGGGGCGCGCCCGTCATGGCCTCCGACCTCCGCGCCAGCGCCTCCCTGGTCCTCGCCGGGCTCGCGGCAGAGGGGACGACCACCATCGAGCGCATCTACCACCTCGACCGTGGCTACGAGAACATAGAAGCCAAGCTCTCCGGCGTGGGGGCGCGCATCCGCCGCGTCAACGGCTGA
- a CDS encoding methyl-accepting chemotaxis protein, which produces MLNDIRIRTKLYLAMGLLTGLVIVLGAACTYTMIQVVGCVDHTQTANRMTKLMLESRRQEKNFILRGEDLYVKRVDDAVAEIARLSDGVRADFSDAATLTLLDDFKRSVLSYGTSFTNMVGLIRRAKVLESGEGNGAESAAALERATLDVNAKDEALVASARDAIALCDEFAASQRSAMDAALHRGYWSVGVAICLATLFGLLVACTLPGAISRAMCAGVNFAEGMADGDFSREMSIRGRDEIGLLGAALNQMVFRLRDIVQGVKQASQSVASGSGELSSTADALAQGATEQAAGVEEVAASVGQMSSSIDSNSVNAQETERIAHEAADNARRGGEAVRQTVSAMRGIADKTGVIEEIARQTNLLALNAAIEAARAGEHGKGFAVVAAEVRKLAEHSRMAAGEISGLSARSVEIADEAGILLERIVPDIERTARHVKEIAAACKEQSCGAEQIGTALRQLDQVVQRNTAASEEMASTSEELAAQAGLLQSAMAFFRMDGADAVSVGRTVAHGAASIGRRPVRSLSLAVQGQSDEYERW; this is translated from the coding sequence ATGCTCAACGATATCAGGATACGAACCAAATTGTACCTGGCCATGGGGTTGCTGACGGGCCTGGTGATCGTCCTGGGGGCGGCCTGCACGTACACGATGATCCAGGTGGTCGGGTGTGTGGACCATACGCAGACCGCGAACCGGATGACCAAGCTGATGCTGGAGAGCCGCAGGCAGGAGAAAAACTTCATCCTGCGCGGCGAAGACTTGTACGTGAAGCGGGTCGACGACGCCGTGGCCGAGATAGCCCGGCTGTCCGACGGAGTGAGGGCCGATTTCAGCGATGCGGCCACCTTGACCCTGTTGGATGATTTCAAGCGGTCAGTCCTGTCCTACGGGACCTCCTTTACGAATATGGTCGGCCTCATCCGCCGGGCAAAGGTCCTGGAAAGCGGGGAGGGCAACGGCGCGGAATCCGCCGCCGCCCTCGAGCGGGCGACCCTGGACGTCAACGCCAAGGACGAAGCGCTCGTGGCTTCGGCGCGCGATGCCATCGCCCTGTGCGACGAATTCGCGGCCAGCCAGCGGAGCGCCATGGATGCGGCGTTGCATCGCGGGTATTGGAGTGTTGGCGTCGCGATCTGCCTGGCGACGTTGTTCGGGCTGCTCGTGGCGTGCACGTTGCCGGGGGCCATCAGCCGGGCCATGTGCGCGGGCGTGAATTTTGCCGAGGGCATGGCCGATGGGGATTTTTCCCGCGAGATGTCGATTCGGGGCCGGGACGAGATCGGCCTGCTGGGCGCGGCCCTCAACCAGATGGTCTTCCGGCTGCGCGATATCGTCCAGGGCGTGAAGCAGGCTTCGCAATCCGTGGCCTCGGGCAGCGGAGAGCTTTCCTCGACCGCCGATGCGTTGGCCCAGGGCGCCACCGAGCAGGCGGCGGGCGTGGAGGAGGTCGCGGCGAGCGTGGGCCAGATGTCGTCGAGCATCGACAGCAACTCCGTCAACGCCCAGGAGACGGAGCGGATCGCCCACGAGGCGGCGGACAACGCCCGCAGGGGCGGCGAGGCCGTCCGGCAGACCGTGTCGGCCATGCGCGGCATAGCGGACAAGACCGGCGTCATCGAGGAGATTGCCCGTCAGACCAACCTGCTGGCCCTGAACGCGGCCATCGAGGCGGCGCGGGCCGGGGAGCACGGCAAGGGATTCGCCGTGGTGGCCGCGGAGGTCAGGAAGCTCGCGGAGCACAGCCGGATGGCGGCGGGCGAGATCAGCGGCCTTTCGGCCCGGAGCGTGGAGATCGCCGACGAGGCCGGGATTCTGCTGGAGCGCATCGTCCCGGACATAGAGCGCACGGCCCGTCACGTTAAGGAGATAGCCGCCGCCTGCAAGGAGCAGAGCTGCGGGGCCGAGCAGATCGGCACGGCCCTGCGGCAGCTGGATCAAGTGGTGCAACGGAACACGGCGGCTTCGGAGGAGATGGCGTCCACTTCTGAGGAGCTGGCCGCCCAGGCCGGATTGCTCCAGTCCGCCATGGCCTTTTTCAGGATGGACGGGGCCGACGCCGTTTCCGTGGGGCGAACTGTCGCTCACGGCGCGGCGTCGATCGGGCGGCGTCCCGTACGTTCCCTGTCCCTGGCGGTGCAGGGCCAATCCGACGAATACGAGCGCTGGTAG
- a CDS encoding DNA internalization-related competence protein ComEC/Rec2 encodes MPGLLPWQTYVLAFGAGVYGVRYPAGAAGALAVLCVADFVLRGRDCRVPLLAVVLCAVFGFAYGTQRTPDGVAEVPGWMEARQPVLLSGVVVSAEPRPDHRLRVILEQVRCEADGAVTELPGRLTWSERDTDYRPLPGQTLRALARVQPVRNFGDPGTWDYEWYWRRQGVLWRAWPTGRAGPEWGARPEGALAGLKAALRGQVAGLLPDTRGGAMVLALTAGDRSELDQATLDATRSAGLAHTLALSGLHVGFVAAMGYFLALLAGWCWPPLLLKVPRPRLAVLFGAPLVLIYAWLGQPSASLVRASVMFGFWGLLLLQGRGRVLLDGLFFALAAILFISPLSVFDLSLQMSLAAVAGIALLYPLFRSLFAGGGPLVLRVGRWALGVLAVSVSATLGILPLSVWYFGAFAPNLLLNLVWLPALGFAVMPLGFLGMALAPVSGSAAGLLLSTSAAVADKLLWALDAVRGTGLTPVWATLRPLWPESLGFALLLVLAVLSLRGRRVSAGLAGLGLALLVLPQAWVMGLDSRDQVSLTMLDVGLGQSLVVSLPGGRRWLVDAGGGSRTFDLGEAVVGPSLTLGRPPRLDGIFLSHPDVDHSHGVPFLIERFSVGALYTNGMLPSGLTGERLRPALAARGLVPIRLSAGDAVELGSGTRVAVLHPGEGFSARRANERSLVLRPERAGRHLALLPGDVERSGVRALLDSGADLSAEVLVLPHHGSRVSFDPDFYAAVSPRVVLVSNGYLNRYGFPDPGVAAAARAAGGAVYTTARNGRVVCTWTGPEGESIVDMLY; translated from the coding sequence ATGCCGGGGTTGCTGCCCTGGCAGACCTATGTTCTGGCCTTCGGGGCCGGGGTGTACGGGGTGCGTTATCCCGCTGGGGCGGCTGGCGCGCTTGCCGTGCTCTGCGTTGCGGACTTCGTCCTGCGCGGCCGGGATTGCCGGGTGCCGCTGCTGGCCGTGGTCCTGTGCGCCGTCTTCGGGTTCGCCTACGGCACGCAGCGCACGCCCGACGGCGTGGCGGAAGTTCCCGGCTGGATGGAGGCACGACAGCCCGTGCTGCTTTCGGGGGTGGTGGTCTCCGCCGAACCGCGCCCGGATCATCGGCTGCGGGTCATCCTGGAGCAGGTGCGGTGCGAGGCGGACGGCGCGGTCACGGAACTGCCGGGCCGGTTGACCTGGAGCGAGCGCGACACGGACTACCGCCCCTTGCCGGGGCAGACCCTGCGGGCGCTGGCAAGGGTGCAACCGGTGCGGAATTTCGGCGACCCCGGCACCTGGGACTATGAATGGTACTGGCGGCGACAGGGGGTACTCTGGCGCGCCTGGCCGACGGGCAGGGCCGGGCCGGAGTGGGGCGCCCGGCCCGAGGGCGCGCTGGCCGGGCTCAAGGCGGCGTTGCGCGGGCAGGTGGCGGGCCTACTGCCGGACACCAGAGGCGGGGCCATGGTCCTGGCACTGACCGCAGGGGACCGGTCGGAGCTGGACCAGGCGACCTTGGACGCCACGCGCAGCGCCGGGCTGGCGCATACCCTGGCCCTGTCCGGGCTGCACGTGGGATTCGTGGCGGCCATGGGATATTTCCTCGCGCTGCTGGCGGGCTGGTGTTGGCCGCCGCTGTTGCTCAAGGTGCCGCGCCCCCGGCTGGCCGTCCTGTTCGGCGCACCGCTGGTGCTGATCTATGCCTGGCTCGGCCAGCCCTCGGCCTCGCTGGTCCGCGCCTCGGTCATGTTCGGGTTCTGGGGGCTGCTCCTGCTCCAGGGGCGGGGCAGGGTGCTGCTGGACGGGCTGTTCTTCGCCCTGGCCGCCATCCTCTTCATCTCGCCCCTGTCCGTGTTCGACCTCTCCTTGCAGATGTCCCTGGCCGCTGTTGCCGGAATCGCGCTGCTGTACCCGTTGTTCCGGTCCCTGTTCGCCGGGGGCGGGCCGCTGGTCCTGCGGGTGGGCCGCTGGGCATTGGGCGTGCTGGCGGTGAGCGTCAGCGCGACTCTGGGCATCCTGCCCCTCTCCGTCTGGTATTTCGGGGCCTTCGCCCCCAACCTGCTGCTCAACCTCGTCTGGCTGCCGGCGCTGGGGTTCGCGGTCATGCCGCTGGGGTTCCTCGGCATGGCGCTCGCGCCGGTATCCGGGAGCGCGGCCGGGCTGTTGCTTTCGACGTCGGCGGCCGTGGCCGACAAACTGCTGTGGGCGCTGGACGCGGTGCGCGGAACCGGACTGACGCCGGTCTGGGCCACGCTCCGCCCCCTGTGGCCGGAATCCCTCGGTTTCGCGCTGCTGCTGGTCCTTGCGGTCTTGAGTCTGCGCGGGCGAAGGGTGTCCGCCGGACTCGCCGGGCTGGGGCTTGCGCTGCTGGTCCTGCCCCAGGCATGGGTCATGGGGCTGGACAGCCGTGACCAGGTGTCGCTTACCATGCTCGACGTGGGGCTGGGCCAGTCTCTGGTGGTCTCCCTGCCGGGCGGCCGCCGCTGGCTGGTGGACGCGGGCGGCGGCTCGCGGACCTTCGACCTGGGCGAGGCCGTGGTCGGGCCGAGCCTGACCCTGGGCCGCCCGCCGAGGTTGGACGGGATATTCCTCTCCCACCCGGACGTGGACCACAGCCACGGGGTGCCGTTCCTGATTGAGCGGTTCTCGGTGGGCGCGCTGTACACCAACGGCATGCTCCCGTCCGGGCTGACGGGCGAACGGCTGCGCCCGGCGCTGGCCGCGCGGGGACTGGTGCCGATCCGTCTTTCGGCGGGCGACGCGGTGGAGCTGGGCAGCGGGACGCGGGTTGCGGTGCTGCATCCCGGCGAGGGGTTTTCGGCCAGGCGGGCCAACGAGCGGTCCCTGGTGCTGCGGCCGGAGCGGGCCGGACGCCATCTGGCCCTGCTGCCGGGCGACGTGGAGCGGTCCGGGGTGCGGGCGCTGCTGGACAGCGGGGCCGATCTCTCGGCCGAGGTCCTGGTCCTGCCGCACCACGGCAGCCGGGTGAGCTTCGATCCCGATTTCTATGCGGCGGTCTCACCAAGGGTGGTGCTCGTCTCCAACGGCTATCTCAACCGTTACGGGTTCCCGGACCCCGGCGTGGCGGCGGCGGCGCGGGCGGCGGGCGGCGCGGTCTACACCACGGCCCGGAACGGGCGGGTGGTCTGCACCTGGACGGGCCCGGAGGGGGAATCAATAGTGGATATGCTGTATTGA
- a CDS encoding HDOD domain-containing protein — protein sequence MRIFDDSMSDVRDRLLEAVERMPAFPESVHQVLTLSQDINCSQKELVEVIKKDPVFTLKILRLVNSPYFGLSREITSINHASVYLGLNTLKNVALGLAAVGAIPRSASTRMDMGAFWLHSLAVATCASMLGRKLGVSRDDTANYFASGLLHDIGKVVFALYLPEEFEKVVVKASAQGEPMHQCELEIIGATHADLGGMLADKWNLPSELRDAIALHHSSGGIGSQLNDCLFIANQITKKLSFGSAGNFVVEPLAESMVNRFSMDMDALIADLPSLAEEVESARIFIKLGESR from the coding sequence ATGCGCATATTCGATGATTCCATGAGCGACGTCAGGGACAGGCTGCTTGAGGCGGTGGAGCGGATGCCCGCCTTCCCCGAGAGCGTCCACCAGGTCCTGACGCTTTCCCAGGACATCAATTGCTCGCAAAAGGAGCTGGTCGAGGTCATCAAGAAGGACCCGGTCTTCACGCTCAAGATATTGCGGCTGGTCAACTCCCCCTATTTCGGGCTCTCCCGCGAGATCACCTCCATCAACCACGCCAGCGTCTACCTCGGCCTGAACACGCTCAAGAACGTGGCCCTGGGCCTGGCGGCCGTGGGGGCCATCCCGAGGTCCGCCTCCACCCGGATGGACATGGGCGCGTTCTGGCTTCACTCCCTGGCCGTGGCCACCTGCGCCTCCATGCTGGGCCGCAAGCTGGGCGTCTCCCGCGACGACACCGCCAATTATTTCGCCTCCGGGCTGCTCCACGACATCGGCAAGGTGGTCTTCGCCCTGTACCTGCCCGAGGAGTTCGAAAAGGTCGTGGTCAAGGCGTCGGCACAGGGCGAACCCATGCATCAATGCGAGCTGGAGATCATCGGGGCCACCCACGCCGACCTCGGCGGGATGCTGGCCGACAAGTGGAACCTGCCCTCGGAGCTGCGCGACGCCATCGCCCTGCACCATTCCTCGGGCGGGATCGGCTCGCAGCTCAACGACTGCCTGTTCATCGCCAACCAGATCACCAAGAAACTCTCCTTCGGCTCGGCCGGGAATTTCGTGGTGGAGCCGCTGGCCGAGTCCATGGTCAACCGGTTCTCCATGGACATGGACGCGCTCATCGCCGACCTGCCTTCCCTGGCCGAGGAAGTGGAGAGCGCGCGCATCTTCATCAAGCTGGGAGAATCGCGGTGA
- a CDS encoding MBL fold metallo-hydrolase yields the protein MRVRLRGTRGAIAVPGEQTVVYGGNTTCIEVRCGDEGLIVLDAGTGIRSLGQELAASMPVTCHVFITHTHWDHISGLPFFLPLYSAGNSVAIYGPPDPLALTGIEAVLSRQLEYPHFPVRVAELKADIEYHTLFDRQTVDLGFATVSTLLMNHPAPDFGYRVDYGGKSLFFTGDHEPVFNVYHLGESEFEDYGRIVAERDRDLVKFIGGVDLLIADAQYTAEEYEQKKGWGHSSAEWVLDLARRTGAKHTLLTHHDAVRTDADLDAILARLQEEWKGAGLRFDLAREGRVIEL from the coding sequence ATGCGGGTCCGGCTGCGCGGCACGAGGGGTGCCATCGCGGTGCCGGGCGAGCAGACCGTGGTCTACGGCGGAAACACCACCTGCATCGAGGTCCGCTGCGGCGACGAGGGGCTGATCGTGCTGGACGCCGGGACCGGCATCCGGTCGCTGGGTCAGGAACTGGCCGCCTCCATGCCCGTGACCTGCCACGTCTTCATCACCCACACCCACTGGGACCACATCTCCGGTCTGCCGTTCTTCCTCCCGCTGTATTCAGCGGGTAATTCGGTGGCCATCTACGGTCCGCCAGACCCCCTCGCCCTGACCGGCATCGAGGCCGTCCTGTCCCGGCAGTTGGAGTATCCGCACTTCCCGGTGCGCGTGGCCGAACTCAAGGCGGATATCGAGTACCACACCCTGTTCGACCGCCAGACCGTGGACCTCGGCTTCGCCACGGTCTCGACCCTGCTCATGAACCATCCGGCCCCGGATTTCGGCTACCGGGTGGACTACGGCGGAAAATCCCTGTTTTTTACCGGTGACCATGAGCCGGTTTTCAACGTCTATCATCTAGGCGAGTCCGAATTTGAAGACTACGGCCGGATCGTGGCCGAACGCGATCGTGACCTGGTCAAGTTCATCGGCGGCGTGGATCTGCTCATCGCGGATGCCCAGTACACCGCCGAGGAATACGAACAAAAAAAAGGTTGGGGCCATTCTTCCGCCGAATGGGTCCTGGACCTGGCTCGCCGAACGGGTGCAAAACACACTCTGCTGACCCACCATGACGCCGTCCGGACGGACGCCGATCTTGACGCCATCCTCGCCCGATTGCAGGAGGAGTGGAAGGGTGCGGGTCTGCGTTTCGACCTGGCGCGCGAAGGTCGGGTCATCGAATTGTGA
- a CDS encoding response regulator, with amino-acid sequence MKALIVDDDFYSRNMIHEILRQVAKCDIAVNGEEAIEAFRRGLLDKDPYDLVCLDLLMPELDGQQALREIRILEQESGIGPQNEAKVIVTTMLADEKETHDAFFLGGATSYLVKPIDEDKLMGEIKSLGLV; translated from the coding sequence ATGAAAGCGCTGATCGTGGACGACGACTTTTACAGCAGAAACATGATTCACGAGATATTGCGTCAGGTGGCCAAGTGCGACATTGCCGTGAACGGCGAAGAAGCCATCGAGGCGTTCCGCCGCGGCCTGCTCGACAAGGACCCCTACGACCTGGTCTGTCTCGATCTGCTGATGCCCGAACTGGACGGCCAGCAGGCGTTGCGGGAGATCCGCATCCTGGAGCAGGAGAGCGGCATCGGCCCCCAGAACGAGGCCAAGGTCATCGTCACCACCATGCTCGCCGACGAGAAGGAAACCCACGACGCCTTCTTCCTGGGCGGCGCCACTTCCTATCTGGTCAAGCCCATCGACGAGGACAAGCTTATGGGCGAGATCAAGAGTCTGGGCCTCGTGTAG
- a CDS encoding PSP1 domain-containing protein, giving the protein MSQILGVKFNDYGQVYYFGSGPFVVREGQHVIVKTDQGMGLGKVILIRQAPQENEDADGEGYKPIYRLANDKDMESVAENDELSREAFKFCRACINSHKLGMKLVDVEVFFDRSKMVFYFTAPGRIDFRELIKDLVKEYRTRIELRQIGVRHETQMLGAIGNCGQICCCRRFMRKFVPVTIKMAKEQNLFLNPTKISGICGRLLCCLSFEQKGYEEFHRMCPRVGKKYQTSLGNVKVLRSNFFKKSLSLLDENFDEQEVSIDEWNEIVNKPPSEEAKAEAKSRTAGPKGRRGGRRPARGDDSRSDYGRDRDESGQDVDLSSLEDSPQDNSFDEPVQEERKRRPRRDNGPKPDDSAPKSAGSAPKADETGSGDSDSGAANKRGRRPRRRRRRPPRK; this is encoded by the coding sequence ATGAGCCAAATACTTGGTGTTAAATTCAATGATTACGGACAGGTCTACTATTTCGGTTCCGGCCCGTTCGTAGTCCGCGAAGGTCAGCACGTCATCGTCAAGACCGACCAGGGCATGGGATTGGGCAAGGTCATCCTGATTCGCCAGGCCCCCCAGGAGAACGAGGACGCGGACGGCGAGGGGTACAAGCCCATCTACCGCCTGGCCAACGACAAGGACATGGAGTCCGTGGCCGAGAACGACGAGCTCTCCCGAGAAGCGTTCAAGTTCTGCCGCGCCTGCATCAACAGCCACAAGCTCGGCATGAAGCTCGTCGACGTCGAGGTCTTCTTCGACCGCTCCAAGATGGTCTTCTACTTCACCGCGCCGGGCCGGATCGACTTCCGCGAGCTGATCAAGGACCTGGTCAAGGAATACCGCACCCGCATCGAACTGAGGCAGATCGGCGTTCGCCACGAGACGCAGATGCTCGGGGCCATCGGCAACTGTGGCCAGATCTGCTGCTGCCGCAGGTTCATGCGCAAGTTCGTGCCGGTGACCATCAAGATGGCCAAGGAGCAGAACCTGTTCCTCAATCCGACCAAGATTTCGGGTATTTGCGGCAGGCTGCTCTGCTGCCTGAGCTTCGAGCAGAAGGGCTATGAGGAGTTCCACCGCATGTGTCCGAGGGTGGGCAAGAAGTACCAGACCTCGCTCGGCAACGTGAAGGTCCTCCGGTCCAACTTCTTCAAGAAATCCCTCTCCTTGCTTGATGAGAACTTCGACGAGCAGGAAGTTTCCATTGACGAATGGAATGAAATAGTTAACAAGCCGCCCAGCGAAGAGGCCAAGGCCGAGGCCAAGTCTCGCACCGCCGGTCCCAAGGGACGGCGCGGCGGACGCAGGCCCGCCCGGGGCGACGACTCCCGGTCCGACTACGGTCGGGACAGGGACGAGAGCGGCCAGGATGTGGACCTCTCCAGCCTGGAGGACTCTCCCCAGGACAACAGTTTCGACGAACCCGTCCAAGAGGAACGGAAACGCCGCCCCCGGCGGGACAACGGGCCCAAGCCCGATGACTCCGCCCCCAAGTCCGCCGGTTCCGCCCCCAAGGCGGACGAGACCGGTTCCGGCGACAGCGATTCCGGCGCCGCCAACAAGCGCGGGCGCAGGCCCAGAAGGCGCAGGCGCAGGCCCCCCAGGAAATAA